The Antennarius striatus isolate MH-2024 chromosome 8, ASM4005453v1, whole genome shotgun sequence nucleotide sequence TGCAAAGCTGGCATAATATTCTTAAACGTAGCTGCAGGATCGCGAAGAGACCTCTGTGTCTACTGAGGATTCTGGTTCTCCAACTGTGGCCGTCTCAAAAGAACTGGATGTCATTTAAACACGATGATCCAGTTCATTGTGTCCATCATGCATGATGACTTCAGAAAAATTCCACACCAACATCTTTTGTCTCACACATGCAGTGTCAGAACATGCATGTCCGCACCTTGCCGTGTGACGATCTGTAATCTGTGTTCTCTGTGCAGCTAAACTGGAGGTGGAGACGGACTCTTTTGGAAGCCGTATTCGTATCAAAGGGGTGAAGACAGGATACTACATATGTATGAACAAGAGGGGGAAACTAATTGGCAAGGTATTCTGTAATTCCTAGTTTTGTGGCTGAATGTGACTAAAGCAACATTCTAAAGTTTGTGTTGTTCTTGGAGAAGTTATAATagattttcagttttattacaACACATAACTATGTTAATGCCAGAGCATCATATAGTTTTCAGATTTGTTCAGATTTCAAAGTGTGTTTCTTTGCCCAGAAATAAAGACGATCCGCTTTCTGCTACCTGAAAGTTATCCAAAGTATCTCAACTTCTACCCCCCTGTTTTCTTTCTCAGCGGAAAGGACGAGGCAAAGACTGCATCTTTACCGAGATCGTTCTGGAAAACAACTACACAGCGCTCCAGAACGCCAAGTACGAGGGCTGGTATATGGCTTTCACACGCAGGGGCCATCCGAGGAAGGCCTCCAAAACCAAGCAGCACCAGAGGGAGGCCCACTTCATGAAGCGTCTACCTAAGGGGCACTTACTGAGTGAGAGGCGACCGTTTGATGCGCTGCCTCTCGCCGTCCCGGCGCACTCAAGCAAGCGGACTAAATTTTCCCGTCACCAGCGCTCAGGTGGCCGCTAAGCACCAAATACCACTGAATGAACTAGCACAGAACCCCCACTGCAAGGGAAGACAAGTGCTCCCAGACATAAACTTCTCCAGTCAAGTGCCCACACACTTCTTCCCTAATTATGTGGACTGATGTAATTCTCTGTACTGGACTGTACGTAAACATTGACTGTCTAATCTGCTTGTTGTTTCCAATTCAATCAGAGTTTAGGACATGTTTTACTTCTGAAATCAGGGAGCAATTAAAGGACAGAGGAAGTCAATTTTGTCATCAGTGCAAAATTTTGGTTAGAAGTTtagaaacagaaaatgtttaaaatagatGAAAACGATGAAGCAAGATGCGGCAGCTATCTGTGGATGATGTTACAGCATCAAAGTCTCAGTCGACAGACTGTTTTGCCTTTAGGAGGCAATTTCTGAGAACTTTTAACCTGTTTTTTTCTacatatatgaatatatttctactgtaaaaatgtaaatgatgtCAAATGATATTTATTGTAGAGTGTATATTAAAACCACTAAAGATTCCTTTCACAAGCTGGTTGTGTTTtcacttgtgttgttgttttgggatGGAAAGCCAGCATACATTGTTAGTTACtcccaaaaactttttttttctctcccccttTTTTCTTCAGGCTGGAGACCCAGATAACTGAGGGGCAATATCTGTGACAGCCTACTGAATTCAATGTGCTCAGCAAGTGAGACTTGGACATGAATGGCCCAAGCTATGTATTAAAAGCGATGAGGTCAACCCACCATTTTGGCCTAAACAAAGGTTACCACCATGTAGTTGCATTTCTCACGATCGCACACCGTAACCCTCTGATCAAATGGGGCCTTTGTAAAACCTCATATAAAGGGGCATGTTATACAATAGCGAGTTCGAATAATAACACGAGGAGGGGTCAGTTATCAAAAAGAAGCCAGTCACACAGGGAGGGGTAAGGGGAAAGGGGTTGCAGAAAAAGCATCAGGGCCTGTGTGGCAAAATGTGGCATTGGCTGAAAGAGGGGGAATGGCTGGGAAGAGGCATTCGGGAATGAAAGGGAGGCAGAAAAGAAACTTTCTTCCCAGAATCAGTTGAGCATGACCATCAGAGGCCAAACGACAGGGGAGGAAGAAGACCCTGAACAGAGGGACTCGGCTGCTCTCAAACTGCATGAGCTGGATGTTCAATTTGTAAGTTGTTGCAGCTTAAGCTCTGGAGATCGTTatgtgttaaataaaataatgaatgaatggactTCAAGCAAAAACTGCAGAATTAACTACAGCATGTATGAATGGATGTTGGTTGAAATAAAACCCCCCATTTCCTTTACAATAATTGAGAAACAGCAGAGCTGactgtgtaaaatgttttcttgcattttttttttcatctggaaGGAGGTAGCGCTCAATAGTAGGAGAGTTGTGGTTTTGTCTGTGCTATTTGCACTTGCTCTCTGGGTTTGGACAAGTGTCAGAAAAAACCCAGGGAATCACAAGGCTGAAGTATATTTAAATCCTTCCAAACAGGTCTGTCCTTATTTAACCACTATCTAATAACCATAAGTGAATGGTTTTCACCTACATGGGCCTGATGAAGAAAAAGTAGACAAATATTCAAATTCTTTATCTTCAGTTACCGCAATATATATTAAGATCAAATCCAGCTTGAAAAAGCATCCTTATATTTCTCCTTGTTAGATAGTAATATGGAATCCATTTGGCACCCATCACTGCAACATTTGAACTCATTTCTCACTTGTGTCAGTGGAGTGTTAATGGAGAACAAAGGGTCAGAGAAAGCCTATGTTGTAAAGCCCAATCAGTAACACTGGTCTGCTTCCTGACCAGTGTTAGAAATGGCTTCCAGGGTGGCCCACAGCACGCAAGAAACATGAATGCATTCAGTTAACACAAATGGGATGTGCTCGTAACAGTGACACTGGAACGGACAGGGATGAGGCGTTGTGTGTTTTGAGTGTTTTACAAGGACATCAATGCAAAGCTGGTTGTAAGTTATGTGACCCCAATCAAAATTGCTCCTCATAACATTTGCAAAAGTAGACATTGTTGCGGTACATTCATAAATTTCTCTacaaagattttaaatatattgttaaagtattgttttaaataaagaaaaaaacatgttgcatCATCATTGATAAAAATGATTGTGAGGGCATgaaacagtattttttattgaatatgcCTGAATCAAATATGAATGGGAAATCATATTTTAACAATCGTTATTAATTTAACTCAAACTGTTGAAAAGGCACTGACCAAAGTTAATCTAAATGAAGACATAAAGACAAAAAGTCAAGCTCATATAGTGACAGTTTACTTTAAATGCAACACTGAATATTCTGCTTCCTCCAATAGTGAGAATTCATTGAGTTTTGCAGTCGACGTCTCCGTCACTGGTCCCCTTCAGTTTCTTCAGTTCCTTCAGCAACTCTTGTTCAAGAGTTAAGATCTCCTTGGGTTTCTTGTACTggataaaagagaaaatgtattACTTAACATTCCTCATCTTTCTGCTGTGGATCCTTCAGCAAAATGAGTAATTACTGTAGGCACAGGTGCACGGGGTTAAAACTGTATTACGTGAAAATGTTTCAACCTTCAACTTTATTGAGATAATATTTTCTGAGTCCTTGCATTAAACAGGAAAGCCCACATATCTAGGAGTCAAACATGAATCttaatcaagaagagcaaaaaagaatcatgaactgaagaagcctcttggatgagaggtgataTGTCTCCAAGttcagttgattcttttttggtcttcttgatttaccttgacgtggatgactgagaacctagaCAGACATGAAAGCTTACAGCTTTACAAAGTATTAGCAACATTAAATTAATGgtgtagattttcttttttcttgatgtGTAGGACTTACACTGACAATTAGAGTGTTGTTGGCATGAGTGAAGGTGAGGGCTGAGCTGTCCAGAGGTAGCTGACTGCGATTTAAATCATCAATACTGAACTTCTTGTAATACCTAAAAAGACATTAACAGGATTCCATAAGTCATAGGACAAATGTGTTGCAAACAGTGCCATCTATAGGTTGAACACAATGATTACATGAACACATGTATGAGAAGAACCGATTCTAGAGCATATTTACTTCTTGTTTGAGGTTTTTATAATGATGCATCTCTCAGATGtctccacagagacactgaaaaCATCTTTAGGGTAAGGAAGGTTACGGACTCTCCACTGAAAGCTGGTTTTTGTGTCTTTACGAACAAACACGGGCTGTGGAAACAGAAATCATTCTAGATATTAGAATGACACATAGCATTTACTAATTTACTCTGAGACAAAGTAAAATGAACTAAATTAATTGGATGCTTGTATTAGAAGATGCTTTGGTGTCATTTTAAAGTCAAAGCCACAGAGcacattgaagaaaacaaacatttgagcAGTTCTCTTTGATCACATCAGACTCCACTGACATGACAGGGGCCCCAAGTGGCTCCCCAACCTCCACCTGCCATTGACCCTGAGCTCCAAGTGTGCTTTTCTGTCGACACCTTCggactgggggaaaaaaacaacaggtttATAAGGTAAATGATTTTTACAATTAGTTTTCTTGTAGCATGGAGCTACCGAAAACTTGTAGCTCCATGCTAGTACAATTCATCACTTACCAATAAGTTCATCTGTTTTCAAGTCATACTCTTCTGTCATTTCTGAGCCATCAGTAAAGAGATAATGGATCTTCCTTTTTCCTGGGGGTGGATTTAGAATAAAATATGTAtcaatcaaaacaaacaaaccagaaatACTCAAACAGCTGCAACTGCTGTGTACAGAAATCAGCATGAA carries:
- the fgf8b gene encoding fibroblast growth factor 8b isoform X2; translated protein: MKQYLNYYKMRLRTSRLGYLLIQFTALCFYAQSRLSDRMSRRLTRTYQLYSRTSGKHVQVLANKRVNANGDDGAVHAKLEVETDSFGSRIRIKGVKTGYYICMNKRGKLIGKRKGRGKDCIFTEIVLENNYTALQNAKYEGWYMAFTRRGHPRKASKTKQHQREAHFMKRLPKGHLLSERRPFDALPLAVPAHSSKRTKFSRHQRSGGR
- the fgf8b gene encoding fibroblast growth factor 8b isoform X1, whose protein sequence is MKQYLNYYKMRLRTSRLGYLLIQFTALCFYAQNTVQSPPNFKHHVTEQSRLSDRMSRRLTRTYQLYSRTSGKHVQVLANKRVNANGDDGAVHAKLEVETDSFGSRIRIKGVKTGYYICMNKRGKLIGKRKGRGKDCIFTEIVLENNYTALQNAKYEGWYMAFTRRGHPRKASKTKQHQREAHFMKRLPKGHLLSERRPFDALPLAVPAHSSKRTKFSRHQRSGGR
- the dpcd gene encoding protein DPCD, whose product is MAEQSWIDRLKSSKKTALIQDGKRKIHYLFTDGSEMTEEYDLKTDELIVRRCRQKSTLGAQGQWQVEVGEPLGAPVMSVESDVIKENCSNPVFVRKDTKTSFQWRVRNLPYPKDVFSVSVETSERCIIIKTSNKKYYKKFSIDDLNRSQLPLDSSALTFTHANNTLIVSYKKPKEILTLEQELLKELKKLKGTSDGDVDCKTQ